A single region of the Anaerolineales bacterium genome encodes:
- a CDS encoding cytochrome C oxidase subunit IV family protein → MEHTTQSDHADHTHNERHASEGTYFVIFGALAALTIAELLVIYLPGLRYPLLIGLMFTKAWLVVEYFMHLRYDNKLFRIAFLLPIVAGALMTILLTPLSIHP, encoded by the coding sequence ATGGAACACACCACGCAGTCTGATCACGCCGATCACACCCATAACGAACGGCACGCCAGCGAAGGGACGTATTTCGTCATCTTTGGGGCGTTGGCGGCGCTTACCATTGCCGAACTGCTCGTCATTTACCTGCCCGGTCTGCGCTATCCGCTCCTTATTGGGCTGATGTTCACAAAGGCATGGTTGGTCGTTGAATACTTCATGCACTTGCGTTACGACAACAAATTGTTTCGGATTGCCTTTCTCCTTCCCATTGTGGCGGGAGCGCTGATGACCATCCTCCTCACCCCACTGAGTATCCATCCCTAG
- a CDS encoding heme-copper oxidase subunit III — protein sequence MQQETALPAAAAHAEAHAHADHHEVAPFSKDNSKLAMWLFLASEVMFFTVLIATYVWARGTHPEEHALLNIPLTSLNSFVLLASSYFVARAQGALHNGNIVKFQRSLVLNLLAGIAFFLIMMVEYSHLTHEGVTLNSGPFGFAFFTLTGFHATHVLIGLGWLFIVLNKGLNGVYTKDNSFGVEYYGLYWHFVDVVWIFIFTIVYLL from the coding sequence ATGCAGCAAGAGACGGCTCTCCCAGCAGCGGCGGCACACGCCGAGGCACACGCCCACGCCGATCATCATGAGGTTGCACCCTTTAGCAAAGATAACAGCAAGTTAGCCATGTGGCTGTTTCTTGCCTCAGAGGTCATGTTTTTCACCGTCTTGATCGCCACCTACGTTTGGGCGCGGGGGACACATCCCGAAGAACACGCGCTGTTGAATATCCCCCTAACCAGCCTGAACAGTTTTGTCCTCTTGGCTAGCAGCTATTTTGTGGCGCGGGCGCAAGGGGCGCTTCACAATGGGAACATTGTCAAGTTTCAGCGCAGCCTTGTCCTCAATTTGCTAGCGGGCATCGCCTTTTTCCTGATCATGATGGTCGAATATTCTCATCTGACCCATGAGGGCGTGACGCTCAACAGCGGACCGTTCGGCTTTGCCTTCTTCACCCTCACCGGCTTCCACGCCACCCACGTCTTGATCGGCTTGGGGTGGCTGTTCATCGTCTTGAACAAAGGGCTGAACGGCGTTTACACGAAGGATAACAGCTTCGGCGTCGAATACTACGGGCTGTACTGGCACTTTGTCGATGTCGTCTGGATTTTCATTTTCACCATAGTTTACTTGCTCTGA